A genomic segment from Cuculus canorus isolate bCucCan1 chromosome 20, bCucCan1.pri, whole genome shotgun sequence encodes:
- the RAD51C gene encoding DNA repair protein RAD51 homolog 3 isoform X1, which translates to MQRAVGALPLAPALRARLAAAGFQTAQELLDTGPCGLSKEIGISKEEALEALQIVRQECHGDAARTAAGSGATRKCTALELLEEEQAQGFIITFCSALDNILGGGVQLTKITEICGAPGVGKTQLCMQLAVDVQIPECFGGVAGEAVFIDTEGSFMVDRVVEIAAACVRHCQLIAEAQQEEGHLKALETFSLESILSHIYYFRCRDYIELLAQVYLLPEFLSEHSKVRLVVIDGIAFPFRHDFEDLSLRTRLLNGLAQQLIIIANDHKSAVVLTNQMTTRIGQSQSTLVPALGIPKRMGYAGLVRRWRATSGSEVTGLWAGEEERLAALDKNDWFKMQSICGPLTASWDKRRKAPNSTVCKLTEPCGQA; encoded by the exons ATGCAGCGGGCGGTGGGCGCTTTGCCGTTGGCCCCCGCGCTGCGGGCCCGGCTCGCCGCCGCTGGCTTCCAGACGGCGCAGGAGCTGCTGGACACCGGCCCCTGCGGGCTGAGCAAAG AAATTGGGATCTCCAAAGAAGAGGCACTGGAAGCATTACAGATTGTGAGGCAGGAATGTCACGGGGATGCAGCAAGGACGGCCGCGGGATCAGGCGCCACCAGAAAGTGCACAGCACTGGAACTTCTGGAAGAGGAACAAGCCCAGGGCTTCATCATCACCTTCTGCTCAGCACTGGACAATATCCTGGGAGGGGGTGTCCAACTGACTAAAATCACTGAGATCTGTGGAGCGCCCGGTGTTGGGAAGACGCAGCTATG TATGCAGTTGGCAGTAGACGTACAGATCCCAGAATGCTTTGGGGGCGTAGCTGGAGAAGCCGTGTTCATCGATACTGAAGGAAGTTTTATGGTAGACAGAGTGGTGGAGATCGCAGCTGCCTGTGTGCGGCATTGCCAGCTCATTGCCGAAGCTCAGCAAGAAGAAG gtCATCTAAAGGCTTTGGAGACCTTCTCTCTTGAAAGTATCCTTTCTCACATCTATTACTTCCGTTGCCGTGACTACATAGAGCTTCTCGCACAGGTCTACCTCCTCCCAGAGTTTCTTTCAGAGCATTCAAAG GTCCGACTGGTGGTAATTGATGGAATTGCATTTCCTTTTCGCCATGACTTTGAGGACCTCTCACTCCGGACGAGGCTTTTGAACGGTCTGGCGCAGCAGCTGATCATCATAGCAAATGACCATAAATCAGCG GTAGTTCTGACAAACCAAATGACAACAAGGATCGGACAAAGCCAGTCCACGTTGGTGCCTGCTTTAG GAATACCAAAGCGCATGGGGTACGCGGGGCTGGTGAGGCGATGGAGAGCAACGAGTGGTTCGGAGGTTACGGGGCTGTGGGCAGGTGAAGAGGAAAGGCTTGCAGCACTTGACAAAAATGACTGGTTTAAAATGCAATCCATCTGTGGACCACTGACTGCTTCCTGGGATAAACGGAGGAAAGCACCCAATAGCACTGTCTGTAAATTGACTGAGCCTTGTGGTCAGGCATGA